In the genome of Leptospira inadai serovar Lyme str. 10, one region contains:
- the lpxD gene encoding UDP-3-O-(3-hydroxymyristoyl)glucosamine N-acyltransferase, which translates to MARYTLEELSVKISGSKIANCSEPTKVVVDSVSPISPGSPASISFLANKKILSDAKKTLSSAVLTTEEFSKELEVPCLVVSKPDLVLAQVLDLVYPPHLYGSKIESSAFVHPSAKLGKNCYVGHQVSVGEQTEIGDNTILEDGARIGRNVKIGEGSHVGPNSVIYHGVIIGKRFRSHGNSTIGGDGFRFVFADGKHNKIPQVGTVRVGDDVELGSNSAIDRGGLEDTIIGDGCKFDNLVHIGHNCVFGKNVVIAGWTGVAGSTIVEDNVTIGGGCGLADHIRIPSGTIIGGGTSVRNTPPKPDIYVGWDYGLTFPEFQKLRVNIRNVVNFQKWARRIKAIEQKLGIEITE; encoded by the coding sequence ATGGCTCGATATACTTTGGAAGAACTTTCCGTAAAGATATCCGGATCAAAAATTGCGAATTGTTCAGAACCGACTAAAGTCGTAGTGGATTCGGTCTCTCCGATTTCCCCAGGATCTCCAGCAAGCATTAGTTTTTTAGCAAATAAGAAAATACTTTCGGATGCCAAAAAAACTTTATCCAGTGCCGTACTTACGACCGAAGAATTTTCCAAGGAGTTAGAAGTTCCATGTTTAGTCGTTTCTAAACCGGATCTAGTTTTAGCGCAGGTATTGGATTTGGTTTACCCCCCTCACTTATATGGATCTAAAATCGAATCGTCGGCATTTGTTCATCCGTCCGCAAAGCTGGGGAAGAACTGCTATGTCGGTCACCAAGTCTCGGTCGGAGAACAGACCGAAATCGGCGATAATACGATTCTTGAAGACGGCGCGAGAATCGGTCGAAATGTGAAAATCGGAGAAGGCTCGCATGTCGGGCCGAATAGCGTTATTTACCATGGCGTAATCATCGGAAAAAGATTTCGTTCGCACGGAAACAGTACGATCGGCGGGGACGGCTTTAGATTCGTTTTTGCCGACGGTAAACATAATAAGATTCCGCAGGTCGGAACCGTTCGCGTCGGAGACGACGTGGAACTCGGATCGAACTCTGCAATTGATCGAGGCGGGTTGGAAGATACGATTATCGGAGACGGGTGTAAGTTCGATAATTTGGTGCACATCGGTCATAATTGCGTATTCGGTAAGAACGTAGTGATCGCCGGCTGGACAGGCGTTGCAGGTTCTACTATTGTGGAAGATAACGTCACTATCGGAGGCGGGTGCGGATTGGCCGATCACATCCGCATTCCTAGCGGAACGATAATCGGCGGGGGTACTTCGGTACGAAACACTCCACCCAAACCGGATATTTATGTCGGTTGGGATTACGGTCTGACTTTTCCTGAATTCCAAAAACTCCGCGTCAATATTCGGAATGTCGTAAATTTCCAAAAATGGGCCCGCAGAATTAAAGCGATCGAACAAAAACTAGGTATAGAAATTACCGAATGA
- a CDS encoding multidrug effflux MFS transporter, with translation MPKSDRVLILLLGALTAIGPFSIDMYLPGLQSISRDFGTPISNVQLTLTSFFFGFSFGQLVYGPLIDKFGRRTPLMAGLIIYTVSSIGCALSVSVWSLVFFRFLQSLGACAGMVVPRAVIRDVFSPHEGAKVFSQIILVMGIAPIVAPTVGGLLLTYMNWRTIFVVLTIISIIVSAGAWLYLPETGKKDSSISLKLGGVLKEYYEVLYVPRFNAYVIASGLSAAVMFAYIAGSPFVFMGIFGLSESEYGWFFGSNAAGLILASQLNRLLLRKFEAESIVNAISILYVPVGILLVLCATYHWGMIPMIGLIFLLVSGFGFIMPNASALAMAPFSRNAGSASALMGAMQMVAAVVATASVSLLHDGTALPMTLVMSGAGILSLLSLVILRPKAHLNIED, from the coding sequence GTGCCAAAATCCGACCGAGTTCTCATACTTTTACTTGGGGCCTTGACTGCAATAGGTCCATTTTCAATCGATATGTACTTACCTGGGCTTCAGTCCATTTCCAGGGATTTTGGTACCCCAATTTCGAATGTTCAACTTACCTTAACTAGTTTCTTTTTTGGATTTTCATTCGGACAACTAGTTTACGGCCCGCTCATCGATAAATTCGGAAGACGAACTCCCTTGATGGCCGGTTTAATTATTTACACGGTGAGTTCGATCGGATGTGCCCTTTCTGTTTCCGTATGGAGCCTGGTTTTCTTTCGGTTTCTTCAATCGTTAGGAGCATGCGCAGGGATGGTGGTCCCTAGAGCAGTTATCAGAGACGTATTTTCTCCTCATGAAGGAGCAAAAGTATTCTCTCAAATCATTTTAGTCATGGGTATTGCTCCGATTGTCGCCCCGACCGTGGGAGGACTTCTCTTAACCTACATGAATTGGCGGACCATTTTCGTCGTCCTGACGATCATCAGTATAATCGTTTCGGCCGGAGCCTGGCTTTATTTACCTGAAACCGGTAAAAAGGATTCGTCCATCTCCTTAAAGTTGGGGGGAGTATTAAAAGAATATTATGAAGTTTTATATGTTCCCCGCTTCAACGCGTACGTGATCGCGTCCGGTTTATCGGCGGCGGTGATGTTCGCATACATTGCAGGATCGCCGTTCGTATTCATGGGAATATTCGGATTAAGCGAATCCGAATACGGATGGTTCTTCGGTTCGAACGCCGCCGGACTGATTCTCGCAAGCCAACTTAACCGTTTACTTTTACGGAAATTCGAAGCGGAATCGATCGTAAATGCGATTTCTATCCTCTATGTTCCCGTCGGAATTCTGCTAGTTCTTTGTGCAACCTATCATTGGGGAATGATCCCTATGATCGGCCTTATCTTCCTATTAGTAAGCGGGTTCGGATTCATTATGCCGAACGCTTCCGCTTTGGCTATGGCTCCGTTCAGTAGAAATGCAGGTTCTGCCTCGGCGCTGATGGGCGCTATGCAAATGGTTGCGGCAGTCGTAGCAACGGCTAGCGTAAGCTTACTTCATGACGGAACTGCGCTGCCAATGACTTTGGTGATGTCGGGAGCCGGAATTCTTTCCTTATTATCTCTCGTTATTCTCCGGCCAAAAGCCCACCTTAACATCGAAGATTAA
- a CDS encoding anti-sigma factor antagonist (This anti-anti-sigma factor, or anti-sigma factor antagonist, belongs to a family that includes characterized members SpoIIAA, RsbV, RsfA, and RsfB.), whose amino-acid sequence MILSAKLLRPAGSSSKPNSLLIRLNSPPGGTNLQRRPLVLGLALDRSWSMKGEKLEAVIQASSSLVNWLTRRDYLTAVAYAEDIQVIQPIVPLAEKNSVIHRLGTIQVGTSTNLSGGWLHVLRSLELFPETEVYKRAILLTDGNPTLGIKDPLQLIDIAANAYKKGITTTVIGFGNDFNEILLKEIAEAGGGNFYFIETPEETGDIFFREFGDIGSLYAQSIEAKVHFPKGLDFLDVVSEVAFYTEPDPEESGRSKALVLEVGDMRADDVKSIVVHFRPSGKGQPESISVDTSYYDLSDGMKLEQKRKELELDWQPDQVKEDADVIVETLIARSGKGLKKAGVLLKEGYSEEAVTLLNDLLKDINEKEELAPDVLQSLGFRITALKVRILENSPTASKHLVASASELKSGGSLDFPIDDGVEYHDEIFSYRTTEDIDLYKCPDIKNAIQDKMKDGFRYVVFNLARSSYIDSSAIGMLIQIAGWLRKRGGELIVCNLRDSVKKVFSITRLESHIRSVETEEDAFNLLQTWIQEKRI is encoded by the coding sequence ATGATTCTTTCGGCCAAGCTTCTTCGACCGGCCGGTTCTTCTTCTAAGCCGAATTCCTTACTTATAAGATTAAATTCGCCTCCCGGAGGAACGAACCTACAAAGACGCCCTTTAGTTTTAGGTTTAGCGCTGGACAGGAGTTGGTCCATGAAAGGGGAAAAATTAGAAGCCGTTATCCAGGCTTCTTCCTCTCTTGTAAATTGGCTTACACGACGAGACTATTTAACGGCAGTCGCCTATGCGGAAGATATTCAAGTTATTCAGCCGATCGTCCCTCTTGCGGAAAAAAATTCGGTAATTCATCGACTCGGTACGATTCAAGTAGGTACGTCGACGAATTTAAGCGGTGGGTGGCTCCATGTTTTGCGATCCCTAGAATTATTTCCCGAAACCGAGGTGTATAAAAGAGCCATACTTCTTACGGACGGGAATCCTACGCTTGGAATAAAAGACCCTCTTCAACTCATCGATATCGCCGCTAACGCGTATAAAAAGGGAATCACGACGACGGTGATCGGTTTCGGCAACGATTTCAATGAAATCCTGTTAAAGGAAATCGCAGAAGCCGGTGGCGGAAATTTTTATTTCATCGAAACACCGGAAGAAACCGGAGACATTTTCTTCCGCGAGTTCGGAGATATCGGATCCTTATACGCACAATCGATCGAAGCAAAGGTCCATTTTCCGAAAGGATTAGATTTTCTTGATGTAGTATCCGAGGTCGCCTTTTATACGGAACCGGATCCGGAGGAATCGGGTAGATCCAAAGCTCTTGTGCTAGAAGTGGGAGATATGCGTGCCGATGATGTGAAAAGCATCGTAGTGCATTTTAGACCGAGCGGTAAAGGTCAGCCGGAATCGATAAGCGTCGATACAAGCTACTACGACTTATCGGACGGGATGAAATTGGAGCAAAAGCGGAAAGAACTAGAATTAGATTGGCAACCAGACCAAGTTAAGGAAGACGCCGACGTAATTGTAGAAACTTTGATAGCTCGCTCGGGAAAGGGTCTTAAAAAAGCGGGGGTTTTATTAAAGGAAGGCTACTCAGAAGAAGCGGTCACTCTGCTAAACGATTTACTAAAAGATATCAACGAAAAAGAGGAATTGGCGCCGGATGTTTTACAGAGTCTAGGATTTAGAATTACGGCATTGAAAGTTAGAATTCTGGAAAACTCTCCTACGGCCTCTAAGCATTTAGTGGCTTCCGCCTCCGAATTAAAATCCGGGGGTTCTCTCGATTTTCCGATCGACGACGGTGTGGAATACCACGACGAAATCTTCTCTTACAGAACTACAGAGGACATTGATCTCTACAAATGTCCGGATATCAAGAACGCCATTCAGGATAAAATGAAAGACGGCTTCCGTTACGTCGTCTTCAATTTAGCTAGGTCTTCGTACATCGACTCTTCGGCTATCGGTATGCTGATTCAAATAGCCGGGTGGCTTCGTAAACGCGGAGGCGAGCTTATCGTTTGTAATTTGAGGGACTCGGTTAAAAAAGTCTTTTCTATTACGAGATTGGAATCTCATATCCGATCCGTGGAAACCGAGGAGGATGCATTTAATTTACTCCAAACCTGGATCCAAGAAAAAAGGATTTAA
- a CDS encoding ferredoxin--NADP(+) reductase, whose amino-acid sequence MKPVREPQINIFKKSNPYKARVISNTCLTPEPGKGKRPKKEGESQIHRIVIAVDHNQYPYVIGQSAGIIPPGEDPEKKAKGLADVAYTVRLYSIASPSYSFGLKEDNIEFIIKRDNVYDADGNLQFKGVCSNYVCDLKEGDEVVMTGPSGKKFLLPTSDFSGDIMFLATGTGLAPFIGMSEELLEHKLIQFSGNITLVYGVPYSDELVMLDYLKNLEIKYKNFKLVTAVSREEKNPFDGGRMYITHRVRQLETEVKKILSGGGRFYICGGPKGMEKGVIEEIQKIAGDGSTYEEYKHHLEHSHQLFVETY is encoded by the coding sequence ATGAAGCCCGTTAGAGAACCGCAAATCAACATTTTCAAAAAGTCCAACCCTTATAAAGCCCGAGTCATAAGTAATACTTGTCTTACACCGGAACCTGGAAAAGGAAAACGTCCAAAAAAAGAGGGTGAATCGCAGATTCATCGTATCGTCATTGCGGTCGATCATAACCAGTATCCCTATGTAATCGGACAGTCTGCGGGAATTATTCCTCCCGGAGAAGATCCTGAAAAGAAGGCGAAAGGACTTGCCGACGTCGCTTATACGGTACGTTTATATTCAATCGCTTCTCCAAGTTATTCCTTCGGTTTAAAGGAAGATAACATAGAATTTATCATTAAACGAGATAATGTCTACGACGCCGACGGTAACTTGCAATTCAAAGGCGTTTGTTCCAACTACGTCTGCGATTTGAAGGAAGGGGATGAAGTCGTCATGACCGGTCCTTCCGGTAAGAAATTTCTTCTTCCGACTTCCGATTTTTCGGGGGATATCATGTTTCTTGCAACGGGCACCGGCCTGGCACCTTTCATCGGAATGTCCGAGGAACTACTAGAACATAAATTGATTCAGTTCTCGGGCAACATTACTCTTGTTTATGGAGTTCCATACTCCGACGAATTGGTGATGTTGGATTACCTTAAAAACCTCGAGATCAAATATAAAAATTTCAAACTTGTAACTGCGGTCTCCCGGGAAGAAAAGAATCCGTTCGATGGCGGAAGGATGTACATAACTCATAGAGTCCGCCAACTCGAGACAGAGGTCAAAAAGATACTTTCCGGTGGCGGTAGATTTTATATTTGCGGTGGCCCGAAAGGAATGGAGAAGGGCGTAATCGAAGAAATTCAAAAAATCGCCGGTGACGGCTCTACCTATGAAGAGTATAAACATCATTTAGAGCATTCGCACCAACTCTTCGTGGAAACTTATTGA
- a CDS encoding tetratricopeptide repeat protein → MRNFLTLLLLLPIALSPSFAQSSEEVYIQIKGLVDSSQWDKAQTELDRVLSRNPNDATLQLYQNFVWIGKADLAYANRKFLTAYGYYEKVFKAWPSHPGVRNRYLELKAKEDLKDLQEERSAAVIAKEERGVKISPQTQVGSGPSKAVFIFDPSLQETSARVKFEYDELLKSIEEAKKNVVTKNNIQVIESFNPKFLWLAIAGITILSLINTFLLIRK, encoded by the coding sequence ATGCGAAACTTTCTGACTCTTCTGTTACTTCTACCTATTGCGCTCTCCCCTTCCTTCGCTCAATCCTCGGAAGAAGTTTACATTCAAATCAAAGGACTCGTAGATTCCTCTCAGTGGGATAAAGCTCAAACCGAATTGGATCGGGTCCTTTCTAGAAATCCGAATGACGCAACGTTGCAATTATACCAAAATTTCGTTTGGATCGGAAAAGCAGATCTTGCCTATGCAAATCGGAAATTTCTGACTGCGTACGGATATTACGAAAAAGTATTCAAAGCCTGGCCCTCACATCCAGGAGTTCGGAATCGGTATTTGGAATTAAAGGCGAAAGAGGATTTGAAGGACCTTCAAGAGGAACGGTCAGCTGCCGTTATTGCAAAAGAAGAAAGAGGGGTAAAGATTTCCCCTCAGACTCAAGTCGGTAGCGGGCCTTCGAAAGCTGTATTTATTTTTGATCCAAGTTTACAGGAGACATCAGCGAGAGTGAAGTTCGAATACGACGAGCTATTGAAGTCGATTGAAGAAGCGAAGAAGAACGTTGTCACGAAAAACAATATTCAAGTTATAGAAAGCTTTAATCCTAAATTTCTATGGCTTGCGATCGCGGGGATAACTATCCTCAGTTTAATAAATACATTCTTATTAATCCGGAAGTAG
- a CDS encoding long-chain fatty acid--CoA ligase, whose amino-acid sequence MRSTMMDYPLVLPSILRRAKDVHPHKEIVTKWHDNSIQRYTYGEFYKRTIRLMNALRNAEVKPGDAIATFCLNHSCHLELYFAIPCIRAILHTINVRLFPEQLVYIINEAKDKFIFVDKSLTPVLEKHLGEIGGVKKFIIIDDKENVEPARLPNAISYDEFLAGGDEVERFEPIDELEAAGICYTSGTTGNPKGVVYSHRSTYLHSMAVCMGDGLGIKESEAVLPVVPMFHVNSWGIPFASVMSGCKLVFPGKHLLGAALAELLESEEITITAGVPTIWNVLYQHLKKTKYSLKIHTMVVGGSAAPRGLIEGFEKDFGIAILHAWGMTETSPIGTVSHLRSFMKDWDDEKRYAYRAKQGVPVTGVEIRAVDDEGNEVPKDGKTPGELLVRGPWITGSYREGVSKDSFTPDGWFRTGDVVVLDQLGYMQITDRKKDLIKTRGEWISSVDMENLVMADPDVLEAAVIGRKDPVREEAPVIFVVALEGKQVDAKRIHDRLKESFAHWQLPKLEDIRAVSAIPKTSVGKFDKKNLRKLIEE is encoded by the coding sequence ATGCGATCTACCATGATGGACTATCCCTTAGTCCTACCTTCGATTCTTCGTCGCGCCAAAGACGTTCATCCACATAAAGAAATCGTTACAAAATGGCACGATAATTCGATTCAACGTTACACTTATGGGGAATTTTACAAGCGAACCATTCGGTTAATGAACGCTCTCCGAAATGCGGAAGTAAAACCGGGCGACGCGATTGCCACATTCTGTTTGAATCATTCCTGTCATTTAGAATTATACTTCGCGATTCCATGTATTCGCGCGATCCTTCACACTATCAACGTTCGTTTGTTTCCGGAACAGTTGGTGTATATCATTAATGAGGCAAAAGATAAATTTATTTTCGTCGACAAATCTTTGACTCCTGTTCTGGAGAAACATCTGGGAGAAATCGGAGGCGTAAAAAAGTTCATTATTATCGACGACAAAGAAAATGTGGAACCGGCAAGACTTCCGAACGCGATTTCTTATGATGAATTTTTAGCCGGCGGAGACGAAGTTGAGCGATTCGAGCCGATCGATGAGCTGGAAGCGGCAGGAATTTGCTATACTTCCGGCACAACCGGAAATCCAAAAGGTGTCGTCTATTCGCATCGATCCACTTATCTTCATTCAATGGCGGTTTGCATGGGCGATGGACTCGGTATCAAAGAAAGCGAAGCCGTTCTTCCCGTCGTTCCGATGTTTCATGTGAATTCGTGGGGGATACCGTTCGCTTCGGTGATGTCGGGCTGCAAGTTGGTTTTTCCAGGCAAACATCTGCTCGGAGCAGCCCTAGCCGAATTACTCGAATCCGAGGAAATAACGATTACCGCGGGTGTTCCTACGATTTGGAACGTTTTATACCAACACTTAAAGAAAACAAAATATAGTTTGAAAATCCACACGATGGTTGTCGGAGGCTCCGCTGCCCCCCGCGGTTTGATCGAAGGATTTGAAAAAGATTTCGGGATAGCGATCCTTCATGCCTGGGGAATGACCGAAACTTCTCCGATCGGAACCGTATCTCACCTCCGCAGCTTTATGAAAGATTGGGACGATGAGAAACGTTATGCGTACCGTGCAAAGCAAGGAGTGCCCGTCACAGGTGTCGAAATACGAGCGGTGGACGATGAGGGGAACGAAGTCCCAAAAGACGGAAAGACTCCCGGCGAACTACTCGTACGTGGTCCCTGGATTACCGGCTCCTATCGCGAAGGTGTTTCGAAAGATTCTTTTACTCCGGACGGGTGGTTTAGAACCGGTGACGTAGTGGTTCTAGATCAGTTAGGATACATGCAAATTACGGATCGTAAAAAAGATTTAATCAAAACAAGAGGAGAATGGATTTCCAGCGTAGATATGGAAAATCTCGTTATGGCCGATCCCGACGTTTTGGAAGCGGCAGTCATCGGAAGAAAGGACCCGGTCCGGGAAGAGGCCCCGGTTATTTTCGTCGTTGCTTTGGAAGGAAAACAAGTCGACGCTAAACGAATCCATGATCGCTTAAAGGAAAGTTTCGCACACTGGCAACTTCCGAAGCTGGAAGATATTCGAGCAGTCTCCGCTATTCCGAAAACCAGTGTCGGAAAGTTCGACAAGAAAAACTTGAGAAAGTTGATAGAAGAATAG
- the dnaX gene encoding DNA polymerase III subunit gamma/tau encodes MAGNHEVLSRKYRPQRFQDVIHQNLAIGALQNAVKSGKIGHAYIFFGPRGVGKTTIARIFAKRLNCKNPVDNEPCNECSSCIEITKGISGDVLEIDAASNRGIENIRELRDNVKFTPMGGKYKVYIIDEVHMLTDQSFNALLKTLEEPPSHVVFVLATTEYQKIPETILSRCQDFVFKKVPLSILQDYAENLCREEKTQYDTEGLFWVAKKGDGSVRDMLSFMEQALVFTNNKVIGTEIRRMIGYHGIDFLSNFVKSLVAPESHSKALEIIETLYQEGQDIYKFLWDTIEFSHTLCLLKESVADSESVNYPREDLLRMRKEFETTDPILLNHLSFRLFDLFERIKTIKLRNSFEIKIFTEIQIKKLVEDLNKPSLSGLVDRINHLILMIQEQDEAKSSFSGFSKTNPKEDLPRDSQSVISKSTEKTAESIQSKKKEDTLPAKSGAANSALSSLEEMAKDVVSEDAEWETSFKNEFLGTDVDPAKVPKLDG; translated from the coding sequence ATGGCCGGAAATCACGAAGTCCTTTCAAGAAAGTATCGTCCCCAACGATTTCAGGATGTAATTCATCAGAATCTAGCAATCGGGGCTTTACAAAACGCGGTAAAATCAGGAAAGATAGGACACGCATATATATTTTTCGGACCTCGCGGCGTTGGAAAGACGACCATCGCGAGAATTTTTGCAAAAAGGCTTAACTGCAAAAACCCGGTCGATAACGAACCTTGTAACGAGTGTAGTTCCTGCATCGAGATCACTAAGGGAATTTCCGGCGACGTTTTAGAAATAGATGCAGCTAGTAATCGAGGAATAGAAAATATCCGGGAGTTGCGGGACAACGTAAAATTTACCCCGATGGGCGGTAAATATAAAGTCTATATTATCGATGAAGTGCATATGCTCACGGACCAGTCCTTTAACGCTCTTCTCAAAACCTTAGAAGAACCTCCGTCACATGTCGTTTTTGTCTTAGCAACCACGGAATATCAAAAAATTCCCGAAACGATATTATCAAGATGCCAGGATTTCGTTTTTAAAAAAGTTCCTCTTTCGATTCTGCAGGATTATGCCGAGAATCTTTGCCGAGAGGAAAAGACGCAGTATGATACTGAAGGTCTGTTCTGGGTCGCAAAGAAGGGGGATGGATCCGTAAGGGATATGCTTTCCTTTATGGAGCAAGCCTTGGTATTCACGAATAACAAGGTGATAGGTACCGAAATTCGAAGGATGATCGGCTATCATGGAATCGACTTTTTATCCAATTTCGTAAAAAGTTTAGTGGCTCCGGAAAGTCATTCAAAAGCATTAGAAATTATTGAAACTCTTTACCAAGAAGGACAGGATATTTACAAATTCTTATGGGATACCATAGAATTCAGTCACACACTTTGTCTTTTAAAGGAATCGGTCGCAGATTCCGAATCCGTAAATTATCCGCGTGAGGACCTCCTCAGAATGCGTAAGGAATTCGAAACGACCGACCCTATACTTTTAAATCATCTATCGTTTCGTCTTTTCGACCTATTTGAAAGAATCAAAACCATCAAACTTAGAAATTCGTTCGAAATAAAAATCTTCACAGAAATCCAAATAAAGAAACTCGTCGAAGACTTAAATAAACCTTCGCTATCCGGACTTGTAGATAGGATTAACCATCTGATTTTAATGATCCAGGAGCAGGACGAAGCGAAATCATCCTTTTCCGGATTTTCCAAAACGAATCCGAAAGAGGACCTCCCGCGCGACTCTCAAAGCGTAATTTCTAAATCTACGGAGAAAACCGCGGAATCAATCCAGTCTAAGAAGAAAGAAGATACTTTACCGGCAAAATCCGGAGCCGCAAATTCCGCGCTTTCCTCTTTGGAAGAAATGGCCAAAGACGTCGTTTCGGAAGATGCGGAATGGGAAACATCGTTTAAGAACGAGTTCTTAGGAACCGATGTCGATCCTGCAAAAGTTCCTAAGTTGGA
- a CDS encoding transcriptional coactivator p15/PC4 family protein, with translation MSVIRDIDKGKGEIIRVEISEFKGNKYLNLRVWYTDSEGEYKPTQKGIAIPVGLYDEVKDAILAAESLLN, from the coding sequence ATGAGTGTAATCAGGGATATAGACAAAGGCAAAGGAGAAATCATACGCGTGGAAATCTCCGAGTTCAAAGGTAATAAGTATTTAAATCTTCGCGTTTGGTACACGGATAGCGAGGGGGAATACAAGCCGACTCAGAAAGGGATAGCAATTCCGGTCGGTTTGTACGACGAGGTGAAGGACGCAATTCTTGCCGCCGAATCTCTTTTGAATTAA
- a CDS encoding nucleoside deaminase, giving the protein MDQREILPYLPEFLERFHNLRPENKDEIPSFTRIYKNGEFLCEASNLVEVTQDSSRHSEIIAIAKAKELLKDRYLTDCLLITTLEPCLMCAGTILLSRIPKVAYLLPAKQGEGISSMSFETIYSRNFFPDLLLLRTAETRISFQEFFRDKRN; this is encoded by the coding sequence ATGGATCAGCGCGAAATTTTGCCATATCTACCCGAATTTTTGGAACGTTTCCACAATTTACGTCCTGAAAATAAAGACGAAATTCCTAGTTTCACAAGAATCTATAAAAACGGCGAATTTCTTTGCGAAGCGTCAAATTTGGTGGAAGTCACTCAAGATTCCTCCCGGCATAGCGAAATTATCGCCATCGCTAAAGCGAAAGAATTATTAAAAGATCGATATCTAACCGACTGTTTGCTCATTACTACTCTCGAACCTTGTTTAATGTGCGCCGGTACGATCCTTTTGTCTCGGATACCGAAAGTCGCCTATCTTTTGCCGGCAAAGCAAGGAGAAGGTATTTCCTCTATGAGTTTTGAAACGATCTACAGCAGAAATTTTTTTCCGGATCTTTTACTACTTCGAACGGCGGAAACCAGAATATCCTTTCAAGAATTCTTCCGCGACAAACGGAATTAG